From one Alicyclobacillus acidocaldarius subsp. acidocaldarius Tc-4-1 genomic stretch:
- the cydD gene encoding thiol reductant ABC exporter subunit CydD, translating into MKPVRSVTRHLPVATRQERRMFLLASAASALAGLLVLPQAWYLSRAVSSVFPRAEGAHAWFAALIAFFAVIAARAVLMAAAKWLSQRFASHVKRRIRREMVEQMAALGPVEVRRHPAGAWRTWLTDGIDGMDAYLASYLPQAAASAAVPIAILAFAAVEDRLTAVILAATVPFMVLLLVLVGQAAQKATDRRFEALERLGGHFLDVVRGLWTLKVFGRSRAQVEIIERVADDYRRTTMKVLRLAFLSSLVTELFTMVSIGLVAVSLGIRLLNGRMDFAAALVLLLLAPEYYLPIRTAGAQYHAARDGVAMLEQHREVLETPIPAMPLRDGGRTPLLSPQGVTIEFRHVTVRYPGAAKPALQDVSFRIGPRELVAVVGPSGAGKSTLLAVLLGFIRPESGEVLVGGVPLDEIDLGVFRGHLGLVAQEPTWFHATLRDNVTWKEPRTDEEIREALWMSGLDEVVERLPGGMDTELDGERVQLSGGERQRLALARLVLRRPAVALLDEPTRSLDLATERALERHLIPWLRQRTSIVVAHRLSVALAANRVLVLEGGRLVEEGRPEELLRAHGYFHAMVSRYRGEEVLA; encoded by the coding sequence GTGAAGCCGGTGCGTTCCGTCACTCGTCACCTGCCTGTCGCGACGCGCCAGGAACGACGTATGTTCCTGCTCGCATCCGCCGCATCCGCGCTCGCCGGGCTCTTGGTCCTGCCGCAGGCGTGGTACCTGTCGCGGGCTGTGAGTTCCGTATTCCCGCGTGCGGAGGGGGCACATGCGTGGTTCGCCGCGCTCATCGCCTTTTTCGCCGTCATTGCGGCGAGGGCGGTCCTGATGGCAGCCGCCAAGTGGCTGTCCCAGCGCTTCGCCTCGCACGTCAAACGGCGCATTCGGCGCGAGATGGTCGAGCAGATGGCTGCGCTTGGGCCGGTGGAGGTTCGCCGCCATCCGGCCGGAGCGTGGCGGACGTGGCTCACGGACGGGATCGACGGAATGGACGCGTATCTCGCGAGCTATCTTCCGCAAGCGGCTGCGTCCGCGGCGGTGCCAATCGCCATCCTCGCGTTTGCTGCGGTTGAGGATCGGTTGACGGCCGTCATTCTTGCGGCGACGGTGCCCTTCATGGTGCTGCTGCTTGTCCTCGTGGGGCAGGCAGCGCAGAAAGCCACCGACAGGCGGTTTGAGGCCCTCGAACGCCTCGGGGGCCACTTCCTCGACGTGGTGCGCGGGCTCTGGACGCTGAAGGTGTTTGGGCGCAGCCGGGCGCAGGTGGAGATCATCGAGCGCGTGGCCGACGATTACCGGCGGACGACGATGAAGGTACTCCGGCTCGCCTTTCTGTCCTCGCTCGTGACGGAGCTTTTCACCATGGTGAGCATCGGCCTCGTGGCCGTCTCGCTCGGCATCCGCCTGCTGAACGGCCGCATGGACTTCGCCGCGGCGCTCGTGCTGCTCCTGCTCGCGCCGGAATATTACCTGCCGATTCGCACGGCGGGTGCCCAATATCACGCGGCGCGGGACGGCGTGGCGATGCTTGAGCAGCACCGGGAGGTGCTCGAGACGCCGATACCTGCCATGCCGCTACGCGACGGAGGCCGGACGCCGCTTTTGAGCCCGCAGGGCGTCACCATCGAGTTTCGTCACGTCACGGTCCGCTACCCCGGCGCCGCGAAGCCCGCGCTTCAGGACGTCTCGTTCCGGATTGGCCCGCGCGAGCTGGTCGCCGTCGTCGGGCCGAGCGGCGCGGGCAAGAGCACGCTTCTCGCCGTGCTGCTCGGCTTCATCCGGCCGGAGTCAGGTGAGGTGCTGGTCGGCGGCGTGCCGCTCGACGAGATCGATCTCGGCGTGTTTCGCGGTCACCTGGGCCTCGTCGCGCAGGAGCCAACGTGGTTCCACGCGACGCTGCGCGATAACGTCACGTGGAAAGAGCCGCGAACCGACGAGGAGATTCGGGAGGCGCTTTGGATGTCGGGGCTTGACGAGGTCGTCGAGCGGTTGCCTGGCGGCATGGATACGGAGCTCGACGGCGAGCGGGTGCAGCTTTCGGGCGGCGAGAGGCAGCGGCTGGCGCTGGCGCGCTTGGTCCTTCGAAGGCCGGCCGTGGCGCTGCTCGATGAGCCGACGAGATCGCTCGATCTCGCCACCGAGCGCGCGCTTGAGAGGCATCTGATTCCTTGGTTACGGCAGCGGACTTCCATCGTTGTCGCGCATCGACTGAGCGTGGCACTCGCGGCCAATCGCGTCCTCGTCCTCGAAGGCGGTCGGCTCGTCGAAGAGGGCAGACCGGAGGAACTTCTGCGTGCGCATGGCTATTTTCACGCTATGGTGAGCCGTTACCGTGGCGAGGAGGTGCTTGCCTGA
- the cydB gene encoding cytochrome d ubiquinol oxidase subunit II, giving the protein MTLESFWFAIIAVLFIGFFFLEGFDYGVGILVPFLGKTDKERRLLINTIGPFWDANEVWFITAGGAMFAAFPGWYATLFSGFYMALFLLLVALIGRGVAFEFRSKVEHPVWRTFWDWVIFGGSLLPPLLWGIALANMMHGVPIDQNKNYVGSFWDLISLYSVVGGVSMTLLFILHGALFISLRTSGVLQERARAAATAIGAWATALTFLFVVLSYLETDMFTRRGIDPGVVPVLAGLALFSVQFFIRAKRDGWAFFMTGLTIVLSTITVFMDLFPRVMVSSLNPAWSLTIYNTASNPYSLKVMTIVALTVVPFVLLYQGWSYWVFRKRLSSDHPLEY; this is encoded by the coding sequence ATGACGCTTGAATCGTTCTGGTTTGCGATCATCGCCGTGTTGTTCATCGGTTTCTTCTTCCTCGAGGGCTTCGACTACGGGGTGGGCATCCTGGTCCCGTTTCTCGGCAAGACGGATAAGGAACGCAGGCTGCTCATCAACACCATCGGGCCGTTCTGGGATGCCAACGAGGTGTGGTTCATCACGGCGGGCGGGGCGATGTTCGCCGCCTTTCCCGGCTGGTATGCCACGCTGTTCAGCGGATTTTACATGGCGCTCTTTCTGCTGCTGGTGGCGCTCATCGGGCGAGGTGTCGCCTTCGAGTTTCGGAGCAAGGTGGAACATCCGGTTTGGCGGACGTTCTGGGACTGGGTCATCTTCGGCGGCAGCCTGTTGCCACCACTCCTGTGGGGCATTGCCCTTGCCAACATGATGCACGGCGTGCCGATTGATCAGAACAAGAATTACGTCGGATCGTTCTGGGATCTCATCAGCCTGTACTCCGTCGTGGGCGGGGTGAGCATGACGCTTCTCTTCATCCTGCACGGGGCGCTCTTCATCTCGCTCAGAACGTCCGGCGTGCTGCAGGAGCGAGCTCGCGCGGCCGCCACGGCAATTGGTGCCTGGGCGACGGCGCTCACCTTCCTGTTCGTCGTGCTGAGCTATCTCGAAACGGATATGTTTACGCGCCGGGGCATTGACCCGGGTGTCGTGCCTGTCCTGGCCGGTTTGGCGCTGTTCTCGGTCCAGTTCTTCATTCGCGCGAAGCGGGACGGTTGGGCGTTCTTCATGACGGGGCTGACCATCGTTCTTTCGACCATCACGGTCTTCATGGACTTGTTCCCACGGGTGATGGTCAGCTCGCTGAATCCGGCGTGGAGCCTGACGATTTACAACACGGCATCGAATCCGTATTCGCTGAAGGTGATGACCATCGTCGCGTTGACGGTGGTGCCGTTCGTTCTCCTGTACCAGGGATGGAGTTACTGGGTGTTCCGGAAGCGTCTGTCGAGCGATCACCCGCTCGAATACTAA
- a CDS encoding cytochrome ubiquinol oxidase subunit I, translating into MPSEVALARWQFGITTVYHFFFVPVTIGLVYLIAIMETLYVVKKDDRYKQMAQFWGKIFLINFAVGVVTGILQEFQFGMNWANYSRFVGDVFGAPLAIESLLAFFLESTFLGVWMFGWDKLSKRMHVASIWLVAIGTTLSAFWILTANAFMQHPVGYTLKDGHAEMSSFGALLTNPQLWYEFPHVFLGALVTGAFVVMGISAYQLLRKRHIEVFEPSFAIASIVAVAASFLVMVVGHEQAQYLLVSQPMKLAASEALWKTSGSPAPWTLFAIIHAGAHKNTWMIQIPYLLSVLSYNRLYGSVPGILELQQQMQARYGAGNYVPDVPVIFWSFRIMVFAGALMFLASAWGVWRIIRNRLVPGRRYLKWMVWATSLPFIANTMGWIMTEMGRQPWVVYGLQLTRDGVSPTVSAGEVLTTLIVFTLLYGLLAAVDLYLIARVVRQGPVEDDHGDEPESLSPVAL; encoded by the coding sequence ATGCCGAGTGAAGTCGCGTTGGCGCGGTGGCAGTTTGGCATCACCACGGTGTATCACTTCTTCTTTGTCCCTGTGACCATCGGTCTCGTGTACCTGATTGCCATTATGGAGACCTTGTACGTCGTCAAGAAAGACGACCGCTACAAGCAGATGGCGCAATTCTGGGGGAAGATCTTTCTCATCAACTTCGCTGTGGGCGTGGTGACGGGCATTTTGCAGGAGTTCCAGTTCGGCATGAACTGGGCGAACTATTCCCGCTTTGTGGGCGACGTCTTTGGCGCGCCGCTCGCGATTGAGTCGCTGCTTGCATTTTTCCTCGAATCTACGTTTTTAGGCGTTTGGATGTTCGGGTGGGATAAACTATCCAAGCGCATGCATGTGGCGTCCATCTGGCTGGTGGCCATCGGGACCACGCTTTCGGCGTTCTGGATCCTGACGGCGAATGCCTTCATGCAGCACCCGGTGGGCTACACGCTCAAAGACGGTCATGCCGAAATGTCGAGTTTCGGCGCGCTCCTGACCAATCCGCAGTTGTGGTACGAATTTCCACACGTGTTTCTAGGGGCACTCGTGACCGGCGCGTTCGTCGTGATGGGCATCAGCGCGTATCAACTGTTGCGCAAGCGCCACATCGAAGTGTTCGAGCCGAGCTTCGCGATAGCATCCATCGTGGCCGTGGCCGCGAGCTTTCTCGTGATGGTCGTCGGGCACGAGCAGGCGCAATATCTCCTCGTGTCCCAGCCGATGAAGCTGGCCGCTTCGGAGGCGCTCTGGAAGACAAGTGGCAGCCCGGCGCCGTGGACGCTGTTCGCCATCATCCACGCTGGCGCACACAAGAACACGTGGATGATTCAGATACCATATCTCCTCAGCGTGCTCTCTTACAACCGGCTGTACGGCAGCGTGCCAGGGATTCTCGAACTTCAACAACAGATGCAGGCGAGATATGGCGCGGGCAATTACGTTCCTGATGTCCCGGTGATCTTCTGGAGCTTCCGCATCATGGTCTTCGCGGGTGCTCTGATGTTCCTCGCCTCCGCGTGGGGCGTGTGGCGGATCATTCGCAATCGGTTAGTTCCTGGCCGTCGCTACCTGAAGTGGATGGTCTGGGCAACGTCCTTGCCTTTCATTGCGAACACCATGGGCTGGATCATGACCGAAATGGGGCGGCAGCCGTGGGTGGTGTACGGCCTGCAGCTGACACGAGACGGGGTGTCCCCGACCGTGTCCGCGGGAGAGGTGCTCACGACGCTCATTGTCTTCACGCTGCTCTACGGTCTTCTTGCCGCGGTGGACCTGTACCTCATCGCGCGCGTCGTGCGACAGGGTCCAGTGGAAGACGATCACGGCGATGAACCCGAGTCGCTTTCGCCAGTGGCGCTTTGA
- a CDS encoding MDR family MFS transporter produces the protein MNLSASYEVQRTNQITGSRKWWAFATVLVTMFFSSLDQTVVSTAMPTVISDLHGLNLYTWVFTAYMITSSITVPIYGKLSDVFGRKPFYLFGLVMFGIGSAISGQAHSMLELVWARAVQGVGAGAMMSMPRATIGDIFSPKERARWMGVMMAVFGLSSIVGPAIGGFITDNWSWRWVFYVNLPFVVVAIVGVVFALPTVRTKDQVKVDWQGAALLTVGLVPILLALTWAGEQVSVGSLEIVGMLAGGALVLVAFVSWEMRAPDPLIAPWLFRNRVFTTSLVLQLLVGMAMFGSLMYLPIFVQGVIGLNAQNSGWIMTPMMGGFMVGSMVSGQVMSKTGRYRYVAWLSGAVIVMGSILLNRIDVHTSWPTIMVDMVVLGLGIGALMPLMNMAVQNAFPYRVMGTVNASQQFVSSLGGVVASPVFGTVLNHAFSNKLSASLPSALSAVKGKIGSLNPQALLTSQAQKAIAADFDRLGPAGQALYHQLMQAVKLSLTYGIQKLFFVGLIFSALTFIGTFFLPEVRLKGEEYFRAEENEAHEG, from the coding sequence ATGAACTTGAGCGCTTCGTATGAGGTGCAGAGGACGAATCAGATCACCGGGTCGCGCAAGTGGTGGGCGTTTGCCACCGTGCTTGTGACCATGTTCTTCTCGTCGCTGGATCAGACCGTCGTGTCCACGGCCATGCCGACGGTCATCAGTGATTTGCACGGGCTGAACCTGTACACGTGGGTGTTCACTGCGTACATGATCACGTCGTCCATCACGGTGCCCATCTACGGAAAGCTGTCGGACGTGTTTGGGCGTAAGCCGTTTTATTTGTTCGGGCTCGTGATGTTTGGCATCGGATCCGCCATCTCGGGCCAGGCCCACAGCATGTTGGAACTCGTCTGGGCCCGTGCGGTGCAAGGCGTCGGCGCTGGGGCCATGATGAGCATGCCGCGGGCAACCATCGGCGACATCTTCTCGCCGAAGGAGCGCGCGCGTTGGATGGGCGTAATGATGGCTGTGTTTGGGCTCTCGAGCATTGTCGGGCCGGCCATCGGGGGGTTTATCACAGACAACTGGTCGTGGCGATGGGTGTTTTACGTCAATCTGCCGTTTGTCGTCGTCGCCATCGTCGGCGTGGTGTTCGCGTTGCCCACGGTTCGGACCAAGGATCAGGTCAAGGTCGATTGGCAGGGGGCGGCGCTCCTCACCGTCGGACTCGTGCCCATCCTTCTCGCGCTGACCTGGGCGGGGGAGCAAGTATCCGTGGGATCGCTTGAAATCGTCGGCATGTTGGCCGGTGGTGCGCTCGTCCTGGTGGCGTTCGTCTCCTGGGAGATGCGTGCGCCGGATCCGCTCATCGCGCCGTGGCTGTTTCGCAACCGGGTGTTCACCACGTCGCTCGTGCTGCAGTTGCTCGTGGGCATGGCGATGTTCGGAAGCCTGATGTACCTGCCCATTTTTGTGCAGGGCGTGATCGGCCTGAACGCGCAGAACAGCGGTTGGATCATGACGCCGATGATGGGCGGGTTCATGGTTGGGAGTATGGTTTCTGGACAGGTGATGTCCAAGACGGGGCGGTATCGCTATGTGGCGTGGCTTTCGGGCGCTGTAATTGTCATGGGTTCGATCCTGTTGAACCGGATTGACGTGCACACGTCGTGGCCCACCATCATGGTGGACATGGTGGTCCTGGGCCTGGGCATTGGCGCCTTGATGCCGCTCATGAACATGGCGGTGCAAAACGCTTTTCCGTATCGCGTGATGGGGACGGTAAACGCGAGCCAGCAGTTCGTGAGTTCGCTCGGCGGCGTCGTTGCATCGCCGGTGTTCGGAACCGTGTTGAATCACGCCTTTTCGAACAAGCTGAGCGCGTCTCTTCCTTCGGCGCTCTCGGCGGTGAAGGGAAAGATCGGTTCGCTCAACCCGCAGGCGCTCCTGACCTCTCAGGCGCAGAAGGCCATCGCAGCAGACTTTGACCGACTTGGCCCTGCGGGGCAGGCGCTCTATCACCAGCTGATGCAGGCAGTGAAGTTGTCCCTGACGTACGGAATCCAAAAGCTGTTCTTTGTGGGTTTGATCTTTTCCGCGCTCACGTTCATCGGTACATTCTTCCTGCCCGAGGTAAGGCTCAAGGGTGAAGAATATTTTCGCGCTGAGGAGAACGAGGCACACGAAGGCTGA
- a CDS encoding MarR family winged helix-turn-helix transcriptional regulator yields the protein MRGDMDALTQRFAQSLGVLAQEFGPHLLNRLHTGLTAGQFFTMQMIRREGRLKVSQLAERLEVTPSAITVMIDRLEHHGYVSRVRDEEDRRVVVIELTEAGRAKLAEVEQAWFEMMRQMVSRIEPGAFEQCVSALETMVAAAKQLRIQSYGESYGEETPRQEV from the coding sequence ATGAGAGGGGACATGGATGCGCTGACCCAGCGGTTTGCACAATCGCTCGGCGTGCTGGCGCAGGAGTTCGGCCCGCATTTGCTGAACCGCCTGCACACGGGCCTCACCGCGGGTCAGTTTTTCACCATGCAGATGATCCGGCGCGAAGGGCGGCTCAAGGTGTCGCAGCTCGCGGAGCGGCTGGAGGTGACGCCGAGCGCCATCACCGTGATGATTGACCGCCTCGAGCATCACGGCTACGTCTCTCGGGTCCGGGACGAGGAAGACAGGCGGGTGGTCGTGATTGAACTGACGGAGGCCGGGCGCGCCAAGCTCGCCGAGGTGGAGCAGGCGTGGTTCGAGATGATGCGGCAGATGGTGTCGCGGATTGAACCTGGGGCGTTTGAGCAGTGCGTCTCGGCGCTTGAGACCATGGTTGCTGCTGCGAAGCAGCTACGGATCCAATCGTACGGCGAATCGTACGGGGAAGAGACTCCTCGTCAGGAGGTATGA
- a CDS encoding TIGR00266 family protein, producing MDYHIHGSTMQTLEVRLEPGESVFSEAGCLLSMTPGTYMETRAPGGLAGMFRRALSGNSVFLTYYRAARGESVVQFTTRMPGHILALPLHQYGRVIAERHSFLCAESTVDYGVEVTLNIGRFLGGNGLALTHLAGDGMAFLSIDGEIVERDLARGESLLVHPGHIAAFTDGIDYRVQLMQGVANMLFSGDGLFLVELTGPGRVWLHSVTVHNLVHVIQAYWGSPR from the coding sequence ATGGACTACCACATTCACGGCAGCACCATGCAGACGCTCGAGGTTCGGCTCGAACCGGGAGAAAGCGTGTTTTCGGAGGCGGGATGCCTGCTCTCGATGACGCCCGGCACGTACATGGAGACGCGGGCGCCGGGCGGCCTTGCCGGCATGTTTCGGCGAGCGCTGAGCGGCAACAGCGTATTTCTCACCTACTATCGCGCAGCGCGAGGCGAATCCGTGGTGCAGTTCACCACGCGCATGCCTGGGCACATCCTCGCGCTGCCGCTGCACCAATATGGACGCGTGATCGCAGAACGGCACAGCTTTCTCTGCGCGGAGTCGACGGTGGACTACGGCGTGGAGGTCACGCTCAACATCGGCCGCTTTCTCGGCGGCAACGGCCTGGCGCTGACCCACCTGGCAGGCGACGGGATGGCGTTTCTTTCGATTGACGGCGAGATCGTCGAGCGCGATCTCGCCCGGGGCGAGAGCCTGCTCGTTCACCCAGGCCATATCGCGGCGTTCACAGACGGGATCGACTACCGCGTCCAACTCATGCAGGGCGTCGCCAACATGCTGTTTTCGGGAGACGGGCTGTTCCTGGTGGAGCTGACGGGGCCGGGGCGCGTGTGGCTCCACTCGGTCACCGTGCACAATCTGGTCCACGTCATTCAGGCGTACTGGGGATCGCCGCGCTGA
- a CDS encoding ABC transporter ATP-binding protein yields MIQIQHLDCHPILRDICAEFVPGEMVGLVGPNGAGKTTLLRAMAGVLRPTGGAVQVMGEPVHAREPSWRARRVAYLPQFLADDIPFTVREFVEMGRYSHAPRGVLGRADAAAVDDALAVMGLMGYQDTLLANLSGGERQRAAIARCLAQEAPILLLDEPIASLDIHYQLDILARLRALAGEGRLIIIALHHLEFALAHCHRTVCLHRGRLVADGSPDEVFTPELLRAVFRVDARPFRDPHTGAVRLSVSAAIPSTPE; encoded by the coding sequence ATGATCCAGATCCAGCATCTCGACTGCCATCCCATTCTGCGGGACATCTGCGCGGAATTTGTCCCAGGTGAAATGGTGGGCCTGGTGGGCCCCAACGGCGCGGGCAAGACCACGCTCCTGCGCGCGATGGCAGGCGTGCTTCGCCCGACGGGCGGCGCAGTTCAGGTCATGGGCGAGCCCGTCCATGCGCGCGAACCCAGCTGGCGCGCTCGCCGCGTGGCGTATCTGCCGCAGTTTCTCGCGGACGACATCCCCTTTACCGTGCGCGAGTTTGTCGAGATGGGGCGATACAGCCACGCGCCGCGCGGTGTGCTTGGCAGGGCGGACGCGGCCGCGGTGGACGACGCGCTCGCCGTGATGGGGCTCATGGGGTACCAAGACACGCTGCTCGCGAATCTTTCTGGGGGCGAGCGACAGCGGGCGGCCATCGCGCGCTGCCTGGCCCAGGAGGCGCCAATTTTGCTCCTCGACGAGCCCATCGCGAGCCTCGACATCCATTATCAGCTCGACATCCTGGCCAGGCTGCGCGCCCTCGCCGGGGAAGGCCGCCTGATCATCATCGCCCTTCACCATCTGGAATTCGCTCTCGCTCACTGTCACCGCACGGTCTGCCTGCACCGCGGCCGGCTGGTCGCCGACGGATCGCCCGACGAGGTGTTCACGCCTGAGCTTCTGCGCGCCGTCTTTCGCGTGGATGCGCGCCCGTTTCGCGATCCGCACACGGGGGCCGTGCGCCTCAGCGTCAGCGCGGCGATCCCCAGTACGCCTGAATGA
- a CDS encoding FecCD family ABC transporter permease translates to MTRRRAWAFGALAFALLASAALEIGIGPVIIPFWQIPADTWAYFAGHRGLDAVVVGAIRWPRLVVAVLAGCALALSGAVLQAILRNPMADPGVIGVSSGGALGAVIAVSTGLAARIQVATPALAFAFGLAVAAIIYRLATNARRTDMYRLLLAGVALSSLCSAIITAILDLSPLQEMQQMMFWLFGGLDGSNWTEAATLAAVNALAMPVFLRLAFAYDILTTGEEHAEAVGVDVERIKRVSLAVAALIVAVAVSTTGVISFIGLIVPHILRRLMGPNHRPLLAASALGGAVLLTLSDLVGRTAVQPAELNVGIVTSCLGVPFFVYLLYRHGRGGDAGL, encoded by the coding sequence ATGACCAGGCGGCGCGCCTGGGCCTTTGGAGCGCTTGCCTTCGCGCTCCTCGCCTCGGCCGCGCTTGAAATCGGCATCGGGCCTGTGATCATCCCCTTTTGGCAGATCCCGGCCGACACGTGGGCGTACTTCGCAGGCCATCGCGGCCTTGACGCGGTGGTCGTGGGGGCCATTCGCTGGCCTCGTCTCGTCGTGGCCGTGTTGGCGGGATGCGCGCTCGCGCTCTCAGGGGCCGTGCTCCAGGCCATCCTGCGCAACCCCATGGCGGACCCGGGCGTCATCGGCGTGTCGAGCGGCGGCGCGCTCGGGGCCGTGATCGCCGTCTCGACGGGGCTCGCCGCGCGCATCCAAGTGGCCACGCCCGCCTTGGCCTTCGCTTTTGGCCTGGCGGTGGCCGCCATCATCTACCGCCTTGCGACGAACGCACGGCGCACCGACATGTACCGGCTGCTTCTCGCGGGCGTCGCCCTGAGCTCGCTCTGCAGCGCCATCATCACGGCCATCCTCGACCTATCCCCACTCCAGGAGATGCAGCAGATGATGTTTTGGCTGTTCGGCGGCCTGGACGGATCGAACTGGACGGAGGCCGCGACGCTTGCGGCCGTCAACGCGCTGGCCATGCCCGTCTTTTTGCGCCTCGCCTTTGCGTACGACATTCTCACGACGGGCGAGGAGCACGCGGAGGCGGTCGGCGTGGACGTGGAGCGCATCAAGCGCGTATCCCTCGCCGTGGCGGCGCTCATCGTAGCGGTGGCCGTGAGCACGACAGGCGTCATCTCGTTTATCGGCCTCATCGTGCCGCATATCCTGAGGCGCCTTATGGGCCCGAATCACCGGCCGCTCCTCGCCGCATCCGCCCTGGGCGGCGCAGTGCTACTGACGCTGTCCGATCTCGTCGGCCGTACCGCGGTTCAGCCGGCGGAATTGAACGTCGGCATTGTGACGTCGTGCCTCGGCGTGCCCTTTTTTGTCTACCTGTTGTACCGACATGGGCGTGGAGGGGACGCGGGCTTATGA
- a CDS encoding ABC transporter substrate-binding protein — MFKRPLFQGTALAVALALGATVSGCGTPQATTQNSLTTNSSAASAISYPMTVKDDMGNTVTLKHQPMHIVSGSEGTDEILVSLVPKSRIALVTTMASNPEYSNVVAQVKGIPAWSGDDPEQALAVHPDLVLEAGYVTKTVLNQLHQAGVPMYVFSLNDFNSIADIERNILTVGRLVGEPAKANEVVANMKQDIAQIEGAVQGQPRPTVLDYGSYGYTAGRDTTVDDIIRDAGGVNVAHILNGWQKITDEQIVKWNPDVIIDSSDDAAFLKKLASDPALQSVTAVREHHLYAINSADISSVSQYVVRAVYDVAKVLHPTAHLKAPKVMA; from the coding sequence GTGTTCAAACGTCCGTTGTTCCAAGGAACGGCGCTGGCTGTGGCGCTTGCGCTCGGCGCCACCGTCTCAGGTTGCGGCACGCCGCAGGCCACCACGCAAAACAGCCTCACCACGAATTCGAGCGCAGCGTCTGCCATCTCGTATCCCATGACCGTGAAGGACGACATGGGGAACACCGTCACCCTGAAACACCAGCCGATGCACATCGTGTCCGGTTCGGAGGGCACAGACGAGATCCTCGTGTCCCTCGTCCCTAAATCTCGCATTGCGCTCGTGACGACGATGGCGTCCAATCCCGAGTACTCGAATGTGGTCGCCCAGGTCAAGGGGATTCCCGCTTGGAGCGGGGACGACCCAGAGCAGGCGCTGGCCGTCCATCCCGATCTCGTCCTGGAAGCGGGCTACGTCACGAAGACCGTGCTCAATCAACTTCACCAGGCCGGCGTACCCATGTATGTGTTCAGCCTGAATGACTTCAATTCTATCGCGGACATCGAGCGGAACATCCTGACGGTCGGCCGCCTCGTCGGCGAGCCCGCCAAGGCCAATGAGGTCGTCGCCAACATGAAGCAAGACATCGCACAAATCGAAGGCGCGGTTCAGGGCCAACCGCGGCCCACCGTTCTCGACTACGGCTCGTACGGCTATACGGCCGGGCGCGACACGACCGTCGACGACATCATCCGCGACGCGGGCGGCGTGAACGTGGCGCACATCTTGAACGGGTGGCAGAAGATCACGGACGAGCAGATTGTCAAGTGGAACCCGGACGTGATCATCGACTCGTCCGACGACGCGGCCTTCCTGAAGAAACTCGCCTCCGATCCGGCGCTCCAGTCGGTCACCGCGGTGCGCGAGCATCACCTGTACGCCATCAACAGCGCCGATATCTCCTCGGTGTCGCAGTATGTCGTCCGCGCCGTGTACGACGTCGCGAAGGTGCTGCATCCCACAGCACACCTGAAGGCGCCGAAGGTGATGGCATGA
- a CDS encoding cob(I)yrinic acid a,c-diamide adenosyltransferase: MRLYTRGGDGGTTALIGGERRHKGDRRVEAYGAVDEACAALGLAASLMQDEQMSDMRRLAVWLQQRLWDVGADLAAPPSAKDYVPKVDPSWVDDLEPLIDKYQEEGPPLTQFVLRQGSPAGAALHLACTVVRRAEREAWRLAAQEPVPEAALRFLNRLSDLLFVMARAANARAGVDEIAYEHSPVVFRDGK, translated from the coding sequence ATGAGGCTGTACACGCGCGGGGGCGATGGCGGCACCACCGCCCTCATCGGCGGCGAGCGCAGGCACAAGGGCGACAGGCGCGTCGAAGCGTACGGGGCGGTGGACGAGGCCTGCGCCGCGCTTGGGCTTGCCGCGAGTCTGATGCAGGACGAGCAGATGTCGGACATGCGCCGTCTCGCGGTCTGGTTACAGCAGCGCTTGTGGGACGTGGGTGCGGATTTGGCGGCACCGCCTTCCGCAAAGGATTACGTGCCGAAGGTCGATCCGTCGTGGGTGGACGACCTCGAACCCCTCATCGACAAGTATCAGGAAGAGGGGCCGCCGCTGACTCAGTTTGTATTGCGACAGGGAAGCCCTGCGGGGGCGGCGCTCCATTTGGCGTGCACGGTCGTCCGGCGTGCGGAGCGGGAGGCGTGGCGCCTCGCCGCGCAGGAACCCGTGCCAGAAGCGGCCCTGCGCTTTCTGAATCGCCTGTCGGATCTGTTGTTTGTCATGGCTCGCGCCGCAAACGCGCGCGCGGGCGTGGACGAGATCGCGTACGAGCACAGCCCCGTCGTCTTTCGCGACGGCAAGTGA